AGCCCATTAACTGAATTATCTGACTTCataagataaataacaatatgcaaAAGAATATAGTTAAACCATGTGCAATCAAGTATTATGCTGACTAATATCAAGGAATTGTCACGAGAAGTGAATATCAAAGCAAGTATTATTTAATAACTTTATGAaatgaatggattcacatacaagaCATAAAGCTTAAGTTACAAAGCATTAGCAAGCATTCTAggcatggtcagagagagagacaaagaaaccaTAGCTTGAGCCATGGCACATAGCTCATGGGAGAGGGAGAAAGTAAGAAAGAAAGACGGAGTATCTCACCACAGCAGTTCAGGAACAAAAAATAGAAAGAATGAATCTAAGACCTTTTATAACGTTTcagttgtttggattcagaatcTGAGTTGTTGATCAATAGCATTACTGTAGAATTAACTtccaatcagatatcagacctACAGACCTGTAAAGACAACAGAACCTCTGCTACCCAGAGGTGTGACAATGGGGGTTGGTGAGATCAACACAGATAATTCTGAATTCCTTAGACAACACAGAGGAATCCTTGCATACAGTTGATAAGTCACTTTAGGGGCGGGCCAGCCACTTTCATGTTTTTATATGAGCTATAAAAGAGTTCacctgtaaaatgtattttactcAGCCACCAGCTGACTAGATCCCTATATTCCCCAATCATTGATTCTTGCATTGCCTGTGTGGGCACTGGGCATGGAATAGCCACCACACACATTGTGCCTGTGGACTTATTATGTAATGATTCATCATAATGTAAAAATGATATCAGAAGCTGCACTTCACTTAGATACATGTTTGTTTTCATAGTTTCATGTGAGGTTGCTCAGAGCAGTTGCTTTAAGGGGTGCATGCTTTGTTTAATTCAATTGTAAGATGTGAAATCAGACACACATCTGATTAACCCAGACAGTTAGATTGAATAATAATTCATGCATTCATTTGTAATAAAATATATTAACAAGAATATGTATGGTGTAGCATGTAACGTGCAATGTGTGTGtatcctgtatgtgtgtgtgtttgtaatctTTGCTCTGAAATCCTTTCATAACAGAAGGTCATGAGCAGATCAATTTAATCTGTCTTTGTTCCTGCCCAGCATCCCTCGATGCACCCTGACAGCCCAGGACACACTGCACATCCTAGCCATGTGTCAGagtaggggagggagggaggtagagggaggaggaaacaTGAAGAGATGGTGAATTATGATGTGAACATGGTCATGAACAGAAACAAATATTTAAAGAACAGTAGACAATCCCATTTGTGCATGCGTGTGGATATGacaagagagatgaggagacaggTGGATATATTTTTTGTTAATCCTCTTTTTGGTACCTTTATTTAAAAGACCCAATCTACTAAAATCTATTCTCTAGTCTCCCTGTGACCAGTATTTGACCTGAGCACTGGGCCCTGAAATCTCACCCTCAGTCCAGGGTAGATGAAATGATAAAGAAGAGATTCTATGTGTTTTTGCATTAGCAGGTCTGTAATAATACCACTACTAAAACACGCAAAGACTTTGACAAAATAACTGTTCTTTAGGTTCACATTTCtgcatgatcatcatcatcattattctattttctaaacttgtttttgttttttatgttttattttctgTAAGAATGGGCCAGTATATTGCACATATGAGGTGCACATTTGGTACTTAAGTACCACCTAGTGGTATATTTTAAGTATTTGCGTAACAAGCAATGAGACAAATTCCCCATACTGTACTATAACGTTTTATTTTATGAGCCCTGGCTATAATCTGCCTGGGATTATCTTGGAATGGACTTGAATGCGGTTCATGAACATTTAATTTAGAACACTGAGCCTGAGAATACAGAATATAAAGTATTACCAGTAACAGAACAGCTACGAATAActaacaaaaaaaataataattgtttaGTGCGGAAAATGTGTTGGGTGTAAACCCATGGCTGCAAAATAGCTCCATAGCAGCTCTCTGTGCTTACATTGTACCTGTCTTCAGCAAAACAAGGCTTTCCCAGATTGAACACCTAAACCTAGTGTTGTTAATGCTATCACAGCCTTCTGCAGAGTTAATCCAGCTCCTCAATGAGACAACCTGGTTTGCTGGCTTCAGGGCTCTGCCTCTGTCTGGGTTCTTCCTGAGGTTCTGATATCACCAGCTCTGGGGCATCCCCCGCCTCTGGGTCCAATGCTACTAGGTGATTGGTGGGCGATTTGTTTGACGTGTTGTCACAGACCCTGAACAGTGAAGATGAGTATGGATCTGAGGTAGGTGTGGTCTCTGTGGTCCATACTGTCCCACTCTGATGTATGATTGGATCTACATCGTTGTTGTCTCCTGAAATTACCTCTATCTTTGGCCGGAATACTTGCTGGAAACACAGGTGGTCAATTCAGACACAACACAGCTGACCCAAATTAAATACACTGCTGACTTAAATGCTGTGTTgacctaataaaataaaataaatgtgagtAATTTAGAGACTAATTGTGTGTATTTGGAATATGCCTGCTGACTATTGTACAATAAATGCTAAAGGTATTctattctttctttttttgtttagtttttttgttgaattttaccccctttttgtccccaattttgtggtatccaattgttagtagttactatcttgtctcatcgctacaactcccgtacgagctcgggagagacgaaggtcgagagccatgcgtcctccgaaacacaacccaaccaagccgcactgcttcttaacacagcgcgcatccaacccggaagccagccgcaccaatgtgtcggaggaaacaccgtgcacctagcgacctggtcagcgtgcactgcgcccggcccgccacaggagtcgctagtgcgcgattagacaaggatatccctaccggccaaaccctccctaacccggacaatgctaggacaattgtgcgtcgccccatggacctcctggtcgcggctggctgcgacagagcctgggctcgaacctaggctctggtggcacagctagcactgcgatgcagtgccttagaccactgcgccacccgggaggccctctaTTCTTTCTTTTGGGTAATAAAAGTTACAGCCTAGTGTGTGGTATGTAATGTACCTGAGAGAAGAAGATGCAGGTGCTGTCTGGATCTTCAACATCCATATCCTCCAGGTCAGGGAGATCCTGTGGAGTCAGGTGACCATTAGTCAGGGGACAAGGCTTTAGTGCTCTAAATGAAGGTTAGAGTCAAGAGCTAAATGATATGAGTCTGGGGCAGTCTGTGCTTTTGGATAAGATGCTGATGGAGAGGGACTAGATAACAACTATAAAACGTTATTACAGTGTATTAATCACTCTATTATAGTGATAGTGACTGGTAATGCTTGGCTGTGGTGGTCAGTATGACTCACATCAATACGAAGTGGTGGGCGTGGCTCCAGGTGGATGGTCTCCAggtcctctgtctcctctagctCAGTCACCATTGGTCCAGGACCGTGCTCTACAATCACCCCAGCTGTCTGAGACTCTGGCTGGCCACATACTGACTGCTCTCTCTCTAACTTCTCTCTCTTTGCCTGCCTTCTTTGTAGTTGTTCTCTCTTTGACTGGTTTAACTCTAACAGTTCTTCCTTTAAGCTTTCTTCTGCTGCTTGCTCTCcctcttggtcctctctctctagctgatcTCCCTCTTggtgctctctctctagctgatctccctcttggtcctctctctctagcATATCTCCCTCTTggtgctctctctctagctgatcTCCCTCTTGGTACTTCCTCTCTAGCTGATCTCcctcttggtcctctctctctagctgatcTCCCTCTTggtgctctctctctagctgatcTCCCTCTTGGTGCTTCCTCTCTAGCTGATCTCcctcttggtcctctctctctagctgatcTCCCTCTTggtgctctctctctagctgatcTCCCTCTTGGTACTTCCTCTCTAGCTGATCTCcctcttggtcctctctctctagctgatcTCCCTCTTggtgctctctctctagctgatcTCCCTCTTGGTGCTTCCTCTCTAGCTGATCTCcctcttggtcctctctctctagctgatcTCCCTCTTggtgctctctctctagctgatcTCCCTCTTGGTGCTTTCTCTCTAGCTGATCTCTCTCCGGATCCTCTCTTTCTGGTTGTTCTCTGTCTAGCTGCTTCTTCAGTGGCTGTTCATTCCCTAGCTCCTCCTTTTCTGGctgttctctctgtgtctgtaggAACTCTTCATGGGCCTCCAGACTGTCCTCCACAAATGCCTGGATCCTCTCCTCCCAGCCCGGGCTCTGATTCTGGCTCTGGTTCTTTTCACTGGGGCTCTCaagttctggagttgtagtggtctcATACTCCCCTAGAAAAGGTCAACACACCCTTATCGAACCTTCTctacgttgtgtgtgtgtaggaggtttcaagtatgtgtgtgtgtgtgtgtgtgtgtgtgtgtgtgtgtgtgtgtgtgtgtgtgtgtgtgtgtgtgtgtgtgtgtgtgtgtgtgtgtgtgtgtgtgcgcgtgtggatatgagcgtgtgtgtgcgtacctCTCTCTTGCAGCTCTCTGACTCGCAGTCTCTCCCTGGCTTGGTCTCTGATGGTTGCCATGGCGTCCAGACTGTCCTGGATCTTCCTTCTCTCTCGTGTTTGCCATGAttccctctccctgctctccccctctGGACCCGCTGTCCCCCACGCCTCTGCACACGCCCTTCATACCACAACCACATGACAATCATACAGCAACCAAGGACCAACATCACAGACCACACAATGACTCAACCATAAGTTTGACATGCACAGGCAAACAGAGACAAACTGGTAATGCACCTGTCCTTTGGGAACACAGGTCGGTCATCCAGGTACGTGAGCTGTTTTAGACGTATGATCATAGTCTTCCTGTAGTATGGGATTTTCTTTATCACTTCATTTCCCATCAGGTTCAGCACGCGCTGAGGAGGGAACAACAAGggtgtaatcacacacacacatacacaggcttGGGTATATTATCAGCATGAAGCAAGAGTATTTGCATTTTATAGTCAGTGTGTCATGCGCATGGGCATACTAATGAATAAAGATGATATGATCTCTATTAGCATACAGTACTGTTAATCTGTGTGAGCCTGTTGTGAGCATGTCTTCTCAC
The sequence above is a segment of the Salvelinus alpinus chromosome 33, SLU_Salpinus.1, whole genome shotgun sequence genome. Coding sequences within it:
- the LOC139563097 gene encoding dynein axonemal assembly factor 1-like: MHPKPLESGEVEEESGEESSTTLQAGDAEILLDAMSTTSSKLEEAPTANCSSLPNDIEGDLCVSSHTEVDKLIQAQQQEKKEKDSGPRMTKTFLKDHCKQNKLYMTPRLNDTLYLHFKGFSTIENLEEYTGLKCLWLECNGLLRIQNLQAQTDLRCLFLHQNLIHNLENLEPLSKLCTLNVCNNYIHTIENIACLPDLGTLQIAHNKLQTVGDVEHLSQCLSLSVLDMSHNLLDDPDILTVLERMPELRVLNLMGNEVIKKIPYYRKTMIIRLKQLTYLDDRPVFPKDRACAEAWGTAGPEGESRERESWQTRERRKIQDSLDAMATIRDQARERLRVRELQERGEYETTTTPELESPSEKNQSQNQSPGWEERIQAFVEDSLEAHEEFLQTQREQPEKEELGNEQPLKKQLDREQPEREDPERDQLERKHQEGDQLEREHQEGDQLEREDQEGDQLERKHQEGDQLEREHQEGDQLEREDQEGDQLERKYQEGDQLEREHQEGDQLEREDQEGDQLERKHQEGDQLEREHQEGDQLEREDQEGDQLERKYQEGDQLEREHQEGDMLEREDQEGDQLEREHQEGDQLEREDQEGEQAAEESLKEELLELNQSKREQLQRRQAKREKLEREQSVCGQPESQTAGVIVEHGPGPMVTELEETEDLETIHLEPRPPLRIDDLPDLEDMDVEDPDSTCIFFSQQVFRPKIEVISGDNNDVDPIIHQSGTVWTTETTPTSDPYSSSLFRVCDNTSNKSPTNHLVALDPEAGDAPELVISEPQEEPRQRQSPEASKPGCLIEELD